In Prevotella sp. oral taxon 475, one DNA window encodes the following:
- a CDS encoding FtsW/RodA/SpoVE family cell cycle protein — MALNKTLGNIFKGDKVIWMIFFFLCIISAVEVFSASSALTYKGGSYLSPISKHVGILLLGIVAMLVTLNIQCRYFKILTPFLIFFSLITLIWVLVAGQSTNGAQRWVSLLGIQFQPSEIAKGTLVLAVAQILSALQTDKGADRRAFKYILIVGGIIVFFIMLENLSTAMLLCLVIYMMMILGRVPIGQLGKLLGIVTIVATSGIAFILIFGHAQKTENPDRVLTEQVENKKKDEGIFAKVFHRADTWKSRIYKFMNSEEVPPEKFDLDKDAQVGHANIAIASSNIVGRGPGNSVERDFLSQAFSDFIYAVIIEEMGIIGAVVVAMLYIILLFRTGIIANRCENTFPAFLAMGLALLLVTQALFNMCVAVGLAPVTGQPLPLVSKGGTSTIINCVYVGAILSVSRSAKKKTSDTPSSAVHPATA; from the coding sequence ATGGCTCTCAACAAAACATTAGGCAACATATTTAAGGGCGACAAAGTGATTTGGATGATCTTTTTCTTCCTCTGCATCATCAGTGCCGTCGAAGTCTTCTCCGCCTCCTCGGCCCTCACCTACAAAGGAGGCAGCTACCTATCGCCCATCTCCAAACACGTAGGCATCCTGTTGTTGGGCATCGTCGCCATGCTTGTCACACTCAACATACAGTGTCGATACTTCAAGATTCTCACGCCCTTTCTCATCTTCTTCTCGCTCATCACACTCATATGGGTGCTTGTAGCAGGGCAGTCCACCAACGGAGCGCAACGTTGGGTCAGTTTGTTGGGCATTCAGTTTCAGCCTTCCGAGATCGCCAAAGGTACCCTTGTACTTGCCGTAGCCCAGATCTTGAGTGCCCTACAAACCGATAAAGGAGCCGACCGCCGAGCTTTCAAATACATCCTCATCGTGGGTGGTATCATCGTCTTTTTTATTATGCTCGAAAATCTCTCCACGGCCATGCTCCTCTGCCTGGTCATCTATATGATGATGATTCTCGGTCGTGTGCCCATTGGGCAACTGGGCAAGCTCTTAGGCATCGTCACCATTGTAGCGACGAGCGGCATCGCGTTCATCCTCATCTTCGGACATGCGCAGAAAACCGAGAACCCCGACCGCGTACTCACCGAGCAAGTGGAGAACAAAAAGAAAGACGAGGGCATTTTCGCAAAAGTCTTTCACCGGGCCGACACGTGGAAATCGCGTATCTACAAGTTTATGAACAGCGAGGAAGTGCCACCCGAGAAGTTCGATTTGGATAAAGACGCGCAGGTGGGACACGCCAATATCGCCATCGCATCGTCTAATATCGTGGGGCGCGGGCCCGGCAATTCGGTCGAGCGCGACTTCCTTTCGCAAGCCTTTTCCGACTTTATCTACGCCGTCATCATCGAAGAGATGGGCATCATTGGAGCCGTTGTCGTAGCCATGCTCTACATCATTCTCCTCTTCCGCACAGGCATTATCGCCAACCGATGCGAAAACACCTTTCCCGCTTTTCTGGCTATGGGACTGGCGTTGCTTCTCGTCACGCAAGCCCTTTTCAATATGTGCGTGGCGGTGGGTTTAGCTCCCGTCACCGGTCAGCCCCTTCCGTTGGTGAGCAAAGGCGGTACCTCTACCATCATCAACTGCGTGTATGTGGGTGCCATACTCAGTGTGAGTCGCTCGGCCAAGAAGAAAACCTCTGATACACCTTCCTCCGCTGTCCATCCGGCAACAGCCTAA
- a CDS encoding CYTH domain-containing protein → MSGLEIERKFLVKKGSSFKEAAYSSSRIKQGYIPCEGATVRIRIRDEKAFLTIKGRSTNGGMSRYEFEKEIALDEAEELMRLCRGGVIDKRRYLVKSGSHIFEIDEFYGDNEGLLLAEVELHNEDETFEKPHFIGKEVTGDRRFYNAHLLGYPFRIWKDSLPKEYR, encoded by the coding sequence ATGAGCGGACTGGAGATTGAACGTAAATTTTTGGTTAAGAAAGGCTCTTCCTTTAAGGAAGCGGCCTACAGCAGCAGTCGCATCAAACAGGGATACATCCCCTGCGAGGGGGCTACCGTGCGCATACGCATACGCGACGAGAAGGCTTTTCTCACCATTAAGGGGCGATCGACCAACGGCGGGATGAGTCGTTATGAGTTTGAAAAAGAGATTGCCTTAGACGAAGCCGAAGAGTTGATGCGGCTTTGTCGGGGCGGCGTGATCGACAAACGACGTTATTTGGTGAAAAGCGGCAGCCATATCTTCGAGATAGACGAGTTTTATGGCGACAACGAGGGCCTGCTGTTAGCCGAGGTTGAACTGCATAATGAGGACGAAACGTTTGAAAAGCCCCATTTCATCGGCAAAGAGGTGACGGGTGACCGACGGTTCTACAATGCCCACCTGCTGGGCTACCCTTTCCGGATATGGAAAGACTCTCTGCCTAAAGAATATCGATGA
- a CDS encoding VanZ family protein, translating to MRYIHYLVRTYPLSCCLAAGIWVLCLMPVPETPLSHVTLADKWAHMSMYAVMCLLAWTEYLRGHTVLRKKRLFIGAWLAPVLMSGLIEIAQATCTGGRRSGDWLDFAANAAGATLGLLIGITLTQWLGWPPRKP from the coding sequence ATGCGATATATCCATTATTTAGTCAGAACCTATCCCCTTTCCTGCTGTTTAGCAGCAGGCATTTGGGTGCTTTGTTTGATGCCCGTTCCCGAAACGCCGCTCAGTCATGTCACGTTGGCAGACAAGTGGGCGCACATGTCGATGTATGCTGTCATGTGTCTTTTGGCGTGGACGGAATACCTGCGAGGGCACACCGTATTGCGCAAAAAACGCCTTTTCATCGGTGCTTGGTTAGCACCCGTTCTCATGAGTGGGCTCATTGAGATAGCACAAGCCACGTGTACGGGCGGCCGTCGAAGTGGCGACTGGCTGGACTTTGCTGCCAATGCCGCAGGGGCCACCCTGGGTTTACTGATCGGCATCACACTGACCCAGTGGTTGGGTTGGCCTCCTCGAAAGCCTTGA
- a CDS encoding ComEA family DNA-binding protein: MFFKEFFYFPKSDRKALVFLLLFIAAVIVGIRVARNLPIAPSSPQKAEERKEKMPFSSREESPEWDFDEEVQPQPQLGPFDPNTADARQLLALGLQRWQVRCLLKYRARGGVFRQPEDFARLYGLTQKQYRLLEPYIRISADYRPAAELFTGRERKETYVRDTVKFPVKIKEGMHVLLNSADTSMLKKVPGIGSYFARQIVLYRNRLGGFSQVNQLVEIDDFPVDALPYFQLSTDEMGKIRRLNLNRLTLNELKRHPYINFYMARAIVDYRRLRGPLHSLDELKLLKEFTPEKIKQLEPYVEF; this comes from the coding sequence ATGTTTTTCAAAGAGTTTTTCTATTTTCCAAAGTCAGACCGCAAAGCACTCGTCTTTCTTTTGCTCTTCATCGCGGCAGTGATCGTCGGCATCCGCGTGGCCCGCAACTTGCCCATCGCTCCGTCTTCACCTCAAAAAGCGGAGGAAAGGAAAGAAAAAATGCCCTTTTCATCGAGAGAAGAGTCTCCGGAATGGGATTTTGACGAGGAAGTTCAGCCACAGCCTCAACTGGGCCCCTTCGATCCGAATACAGCCGATGCTCGGCAGCTTTTGGCCTTGGGCTTGCAGCGATGGCAGGTGCGTTGTTTGCTGAAATATCGTGCCAGGGGGGGCGTTTTCCGTCAACCGGAAGACTTTGCCCGACTTTATGGGCTCACCCAAAAGCAGTATCGGCTGTTGGAACCTTATATCCGAATCTCGGCAGACTATCGTCCGGCGGCCGAACTCTTTACCGGAAGAGAGAGAAAAGAGACTTATGTACGTGATACGGTGAAGTTTCCCGTCAAAATAAAAGAGGGTATGCACGTGCTGTTGAACTCTGCCGACACGTCAATGCTGAAGAAGGTGCCGGGCATCGGGAGCTATTTTGCCCGTCAGATTGTGCTCTATCGCAACCGACTGGGTGGATTTTCGCAGGTGAATCAGTTGGTCGAAATCGACGATTTTCCCGTCGACGCCCTACCCTATTTTCAACTTTCTACCGATGAAATGGGCAAAATTCGCCGACTGAATCTAAATCGACTCACCCTGAACGAACTGAAACGCCATCCTTACATCAACTTCTACATGGCGCGGGCCATTGTGGACTATCGACGTTTGCGCGGCCCTCTGCACAGTCTTGACGAGCTGAAACTGCTCAAAGAGTTCACCCCTGAGAAAATCAAACAGCTGGAACCCTACGTCGAGTTCTGA
- the prfB gene encoding peptide chain release factor 2: MITAEQLKNIQERAEALHRYLDIDKKKVELEEEQLRTQAPDFWDDPARAQEQMKKVKGIEKWITGYRNVRQATDELQLAFDFYKDEMVTEEEVDDDYRKAIEAIESLELMNMLRQKEDPMDCVLKINSGAGGTESQDWAQMLMRMYMRWAEAHGHRVSVSNLQEGDEAGIKSVTMEIEGGEYAYGYLKSENGVHRLVRVSPYNAQGKRMTSFASVFVSPLVDDTIEVYVDPAKVSWDLFRSGGAGGQNVNKVETGVRLRYQYTDPDTGEEEEILIENTESRKQLENRNNAMRLLKSQLYDRAMKKRLEAQAKIEAGKKKIEWGSQIRSYVFDDRRVKDHRTNYQTADVDGVMDGKIDDFIKAYLMEFPVTDE, translated from the coding sequence ATGATTACAGCAGAACAACTCAAAAACATACAGGAGCGAGCAGAGGCTTTGCATCGCTATCTGGATATTGACAAGAAGAAGGTGGAGCTCGAAGAGGAGCAACTGCGCACTCAAGCACCCGACTTTTGGGATGACCCTGCCCGCGCACAAGAGCAAATGAAGAAGGTGAAGGGCATCGAAAAATGGATTACAGGCTATCGAAATGTGCGCCAAGCAACCGACGAATTGCAGTTGGCTTTCGACTTCTACAAAGACGAAATGGTGACGGAGGAAGAGGTTGACGACGATTATCGAAAGGCCATCGAGGCTATCGAGAGCCTGGAACTCATGAATATGTTGCGTCAAAAAGAAGACCCGATGGACTGTGTGCTTAAAATCAATTCGGGCGCAGGCGGCACAGAGAGTCAGGATTGGGCGCAGATGCTCATGCGAATGTATATGCGCTGGGCCGAAGCTCATGGACATCGCGTGTCGGTGAGTAACCTTCAGGAAGGCGACGAGGCCGGAATCAAGAGCGTAACGATGGAAATCGAGGGCGGAGAATATGCCTATGGCTATCTTAAAAGCGAAAATGGCGTGCACCGACTGGTGCGCGTTTCGCCCTACAACGCTCAGGGAAAACGGATGACGAGCTTTGCCAGCGTCTTCGTGTCGCCCTTGGTAGACGACACCATCGAGGTGTATGTAGACCCCGCTAAGGTGTCTTGGGACTTGTTTAGAAGCGGCGGTGCAGGTGGACAAAACGTCAATAAGGTGGAGACGGGTGTGCGTCTGCGCTACCAATATACCGACCCCGATACGGGCGAAGAGGAGGAAATCCTCATCGAAAATACCGAGAGTCGTAAGCAATTGGAGAACCGTAACAACGCCATGCGCCTGCTTAAGTCGCAACTCTACGACCGGGCGATGAAGAAACGCTTGGAGGCACAGGCCAAAATCGAGGCCGGAAAGAAAAAAATTGAATGGGGAAGCCAAATCAGAAGCTACGTCTTCGACGACCGCCGCGTGAAAGATCACCGCACCAACTATCAGACGGCAGATGTAGACGGCGTGATGGACGGTAAGATTGACGACTTTATCAAGGCTTATCTCATGGAGTTTCCCGTGACGGATGAGTAG